A single Phragmites australis chromosome 4, lpPhrAust1.1, whole genome shotgun sequence DNA region contains:
- the LOC133916201 gene encoding uncharacterized protein LOC133916201 isoform X1, with product MAMGLPGLRCCDLAARGPLPLPPLGPALPRRPPPRASPLRYSSLQAPAGDSIGDEVLRMFLEERQLHGDFVTKISDMVWRRNGANVDVLEATSGLENAANVAQPDVREEVTGEGVLRLAATRDWVSGESDLPVRKRLSAKDRQNDSDKRKELNLLKYEALKDELLLLTTGIGAACSLYCLLVFSLEAAISYAFGVAFSCLYLQLLYRHTDNLSKEDIPEIFLKKKVKKIGITSEDLKNTIEKTLGGTSVALSSPRLAIPAMIFGLSAISDHFQNSIFSFQLVPGMMGFLAYKAAALVQVYRDNEDLRLILPEDEDIDSS from the exons ATGGCCATGGGGCTCCCCGGCCTCCGCTGCTGCGACCTCGCCGCGCGTGGCCCgctccctcttcctcccctGGGCCCCGCCCTCCCGCGCAGGCCTCCTCCGCGCGCCTCCCCTCTCCGCTACTCCTCTCTCCAAGCCCCAG CTGGGGACAGTATTGGGGATGAAGTCCTGCGCATGTTCCTTGAAGAGAGGCAGCTACACGGCGATTTCGTCACGAAAATCTCTGACATGGTTTGGAGGAGAAATGGCGCAAATGTTGATGTGTTAGAGGCGACCTCGGGTCTAGAAAATGCTGCAAATGTTGCGCAACCTGAT GTCAGGGAAGAAGTTACCGGCGAGGGAGTCTTGAGGCTAGCGGCGACCAGAGATTGGGTATCCGGTGAGAGCGACCTGCCTGTCAGAAAGAGGCTTTCTGCTAAG GATAGACAGAATGACAGCGACAAAAGGAAGGAACTCAACCTTCTGAAATATGAAGCA CTCAAGGATGAATTGTTGCTCCTGACCACTGGAATTGGAGCAGCATGTAGTTTATACTGTCTCCTGGTCTTTTCTCTTGAG GCTGCTATCAGTTATGCTTTTGGAGTTGCTTTCAG TTGTTTGTATCTTCAACTTCTGTATCGGCACACAGACAACCTGTCAAAGGAAGATATTCCAGAAATTTttctgaagaagaaggtgaagaa AATTGGCATCACAAGCGAAGATTTGAAGAATACAATAGAGAAGACCCTGGGTGGCACTTCAGTAGCCCTATCATCCCCAAGGCTTGCGATTCCTGctatgatttttggattgtcAGCTATATCAGATCACTTCCAGAACAGCATTTTCAGTTTTCAG CTTGTTCCAGGCATGATGGGTTTCCTTGCATACAAGGCTGCAGCTTTAGTACAAGTCTACAGAGATAACGAGGACCTCCGATTGATACTTCCTGAAGATGAGGACATTGACAGCAGTTGA
- the LOC133916201 gene encoding uncharacterized protein LOC133916201 isoform X2, with protein sequence MAMGLPGLRCCDLAARGPLPLPPLGPALPRRPPPRASPLRYSSLQAPAGDSIGDEVLRMFLEERQLHGDFVTKISDMVWRRNGANVDVLEATSGLENAANVREEVTGEGVLRLAATRDWVSGESDLPVRKRLSAKDRQNDSDKRKELNLLKYEALKDELLLLTTGIGAACSLYCLLVFSLEAAISYAFGVAFSCLYLQLLYRHTDNLSKEDIPEIFLKKKVKKIGITSEDLKNTIEKTLGGTSVALSSPRLAIPAMIFGLSAISDHFQNSIFSFQLVPGMMGFLAYKAAALVQVYRDNEDLRLILPEDEDIDSS encoded by the exons ATGGCCATGGGGCTCCCCGGCCTCCGCTGCTGCGACCTCGCCGCGCGTGGCCCgctccctcttcctcccctGGGCCCCGCCCTCCCGCGCAGGCCTCCTCCGCGCGCCTCCCCTCTCCGCTACTCCTCTCTCCAAGCCCCAG CTGGGGACAGTATTGGGGATGAAGTCCTGCGCATGTTCCTTGAAGAGAGGCAGCTACACGGCGATTTCGTCACGAAAATCTCTGACATGGTTTGGAGGAGAAATGGCGCAAATGTTGATGTGTTAGAGGCGACCTCGGGTCTAGAAAATGCTGCAAAT GTCAGGGAAGAAGTTACCGGCGAGGGAGTCTTGAGGCTAGCGGCGACCAGAGATTGGGTATCCGGTGAGAGCGACCTGCCTGTCAGAAAGAGGCTTTCTGCTAAG GATAGACAGAATGACAGCGACAAAAGGAAGGAACTCAACCTTCTGAAATATGAAGCA CTCAAGGATGAATTGTTGCTCCTGACCACTGGAATTGGAGCAGCATGTAGTTTATACTGTCTCCTGGTCTTTTCTCTTGAG GCTGCTATCAGTTATGCTTTTGGAGTTGCTTTCAG TTGTTTGTATCTTCAACTTCTGTATCGGCACACAGACAACCTGTCAAAGGAAGATATTCCAGAAATTTttctgaagaagaaggtgaagaa AATTGGCATCACAAGCGAAGATTTGAAGAATACAATAGAGAAGACCCTGGGTGGCACTTCAGTAGCCCTATCATCCCCAAGGCTTGCGATTCCTGctatgatttttggattgtcAGCTATATCAGATCACTTCCAGAACAGCATTTTCAGTTTTCAG CTTGTTCCAGGCATGATGGGTTTCCTTGCATACAAGGCTGCAGCTTTAGTACAAGTCTACAGAGATAACGAGGACCTCCGATTGATACTTCCTGAAGATGAGGACATTGACAGCAGTTGA
- the LOC133916201 gene encoding uncharacterized protein LOC133916201 isoform X3: protein MAMGLPGLRCCDLAARGPLPLPPLGPALPRRPPPRASPLRYSSLQAPAGDSIGDEVLRMFLEERQLHGDFVTKISDMVWRRNGANVDVLEATSGLENAANVAQPDVREEVTGEGVLRLAATRDWVSGESDLPVRKRLSAKDRQNDSDKRKELNLLKYEALKDELLLLTTGIGAACSLYCLLVFSLEAAISYAFGVAFSCLYLQLLYRHTDNLSKEDIPEIFLKKKNWHHKRRFEEYNREDPGWHFSSPIIPKACDSCYDFWIVSYIRSLPEQHFQFSACSRHDGFPCIQGCSFSTSLQR, encoded by the exons ATGGCCATGGGGCTCCCCGGCCTCCGCTGCTGCGACCTCGCCGCGCGTGGCCCgctccctcttcctcccctGGGCCCCGCCCTCCCGCGCAGGCCTCCTCCGCGCGCCTCCCCTCTCCGCTACTCCTCTCTCCAAGCCCCAG CTGGGGACAGTATTGGGGATGAAGTCCTGCGCATGTTCCTTGAAGAGAGGCAGCTACACGGCGATTTCGTCACGAAAATCTCTGACATGGTTTGGAGGAGAAATGGCGCAAATGTTGATGTGTTAGAGGCGACCTCGGGTCTAGAAAATGCTGCAAATGTTGCGCAACCTGAT GTCAGGGAAGAAGTTACCGGCGAGGGAGTCTTGAGGCTAGCGGCGACCAGAGATTGGGTATCCGGTGAGAGCGACCTGCCTGTCAGAAAGAGGCTTTCTGCTAAG GATAGACAGAATGACAGCGACAAAAGGAAGGAACTCAACCTTCTGAAATATGAAGCA CTCAAGGATGAATTGTTGCTCCTGACCACTGGAATTGGAGCAGCATGTAGTTTATACTGTCTCCTGGTCTTTTCTCTTGAG GCTGCTATCAGTTATGCTTTTGGAGTTGCTTTCAG TTGTTTGTATCTTCAACTTCTGTATCGGCACACAGACAACCTGTCAAAGGAAGATATTCCAGAAATTTttctgaagaagaag AATTGGCATCACAAGCGAAGATTTGAAGAATACAATAGAGAAGACCCTGGGTGGCACTTCAGTAGCCCTATCATCCCCAAGGCTTGCGATTCCTGctatgatttttggattgtcAGCTATATCAGATCACTTCCAGAACAGCATTTTCAGTTTTCAG CTTGTTCCAGGCATGATGGGTTTCCTTGCATACAAGGCTGCAGCTTTAGTACAAGTCTACAGAGATAA